A stretch of the Bacillus licheniformis DSM 13 = ATCC 14580 genome encodes the following:
- the feoB gene encoding ferrous iron transport protein B gives MNSRQIALFGNPNTGKTSLFNALTGSYEYVGNWSGVTVEKKVGLLRHKQGMIVDLPGVYTLSPLSRDEGVVTDFLLNDSFSDILNIVDASQLKRNLHLTVQLLEFGHPLTIGLNMIDVAGQRGVFIDHQKMSDALGVPVIPVIARSGKGCDELSRHLLFEKEKRAEPLVINYGSAVEEAIGRIESIIPELPGVLKRWMALQYLEGNSKMKEQLEDAADSERLKEIYEETEKRLHQEHSVRSLHQHIYNERSRWIDRILSTSVQYQSERKLTLTERVDQIVTHQVLGIPIFLLFMYLMFMLTFDWFGVPLSDALDGFIGGPLTEWTASALSAMGASPFIEALILDGIIAGVGGVLVFVPQIFILFFFISVLEDSGYMARVAMVMDRLMEAIGLNGKAFIPLIIGFGCNVPGVMAARTVEQPKERLLTIMLTPFMSCSARLPVYALFAGAFFAAHQAFVVLSLYVLGIAAALVLAKFLSSSKLKEEKSFFVIELPPYRLPQARTLWRATWEKGKGFVRKAGTYIFGGSVLIWLLSYTGPGGTDVAMDDSFLAMIGGVLAPLLLPLGFGTWQAAASLLTGFLAKEVVVASMSIIYFVPEAQLQGMMAEQFTPLAAYGFMAFVLLYVPCLATVAVIKKETNSKKWMFLSIVYGLAIAYAIAFLIYQGGRLLGLS, from the coding sequence ATGAACAGCCGGCAGATTGCCCTTTTCGGAAACCCGAATACGGGGAAGACGTCATTGTTTAATGCGCTGACAGGCTCCTATGAGTATGTCGGAAACTGGAGCGGGGTGACTGTTGAGAAAAAGGTGGGGCTGCTCCGTCATAAACAAGGAATGATAGTCGATCTCCCCGGTGTTTATACATTGAGTCCGCTGTCCCGCGATGAAGGGGTTGTCACAGACTTCCTGCTCAATGATTCATTTTCAGATATATTGAATATTGTCGATGCATCACAGTTAAAGCGGAACTTGCACTTAACCGTGCAGCTCCTGGAATTTGGGCATCCGCTTACGATCGGTTTAAATATGATCGATGTCGCAGGACAGCGCGGCGTCTTCATTGATCATCAAAAAATGTCTGATGCGCTAGGTGTTCCGGTAATTCCTGTGATTGCCCGCAGCGGCAAAGGATGTGATGAACTGAGCAGGCATTTGCTTTTTGAAAAGGAAAAGAGGGCGGAGCCGCTCGTCATCAATTACGGAAGCGCAGTGGAAGAAGCGATTGGCCGGATCGAATCGATCATACCCGAACTCCCCGGCGTTTTAAAGCGCTGGATGGCCCTTCAATATTTGGAAGGCAACTCGAAAATGAAAGAACAGCTGGAGGACGCGGCCGACAGCGAAAGATTAAAGGAAATTTACGAGGAGACCGAAAAACGCCTTCATCAGGAGCATTCCGTAAGATCGCTGCATCAGCATATTTACAATGAGAGATCGCGATGGATTGACCGCATCTTGTCAACTTCTGTGCAATATCAGTCAGAGCGAAAACTGACGCTGACTGAACGCGTGGATCAGATCGTAACGCATCAGGTGCTTGGCATCCCGATTTTTTTGTTGTTCATGTATCTCATGTTCATGCTGACGTTTGATTGGTTTGGCGTTCCATTGTCTGATGCACTGGACGGTTTCATCGGGGGACCGCTGACGGAATGGACGGCCTCGGCGCTGTCGGCAATGGGAGCCAGCCCGTTTATCGAGGCGCTTATTCTCGATGGGATTATTGCCGGTGTCGGCGGTGTGCTCGTGTTCGTCCCGCAGATCTTTATCCTGTTTTTCTTCATTTCGGTGCTTGAAGATTCAGGATATATGGCGCGTGTGGCCATGGTGATGGACCGCCTGATGGAGGCGATCGGTTTAAACGGCAAAGCCTTTATTCCGCTGATTATCGGCTTCGGCTGCAATGTTCCCGGCGTCATGGCTGCGCGGACTGTAGAGCAGCCTAAGGAAAGACTCTTGACGATTATGCTGACGCCATTTATGTCCTGTTCGGCAAGGCTGCCGGTTTATGCTCTGTTTGCAGGGGCTTTTTTCGCGGCCCACCAGGCTTTCGTCGTCCTTTCCTTGTATGTGCTGGGCATCGCCGCAGCGCTGGTGCTGGCGAAGTTTTTATCCTCATCCAAGCTCAAAGAAGAAAAGTCGTTCTTCGTGATTGAACTGCCGCCGTACCGTTTGCCTCAAGCGCGTACATTGTGGCGGGCAACATGGGAGAAGGGCAAAGGCTTCGTCCGCAAAGCCGGCACTTACATTTTTGGCGGGTCTGTCCTCATTTGGCTTCTGTCGTATACGGGACCCGGCGGAACGGACGTTGCGATGGATGACAGTTTTTTAGCGATGATCGGGGGAGTGCTCGCACCGCTATTGCTGCCGCTGGGATTCGGCACATGGCAGGCAGCGGCATCACTATTAACCGGTTTTCTCGCGAAGGAAGTTGTCGTTGCTTCGATGAGCATCATCTATTTTGTACCCGAAGCCCAGCTGCAAGGCATGATGGCTGAACAATTTACACCGTTGGCCGCTTACGGATTTATGGCTTTCGTGCTTTTATACGTACCATGCCTCGCGACAGTAGCGGTGATTAAAAAAGAAACAAACTCGAAAAAGTGGATGTTCTTGTCCATTGTTTACGGACTGGCCATTGCATATGCGATCGCGTTCCTGATTTATCAGGGCGGACGACTGCTTGGGTTATCATAG
- a CDS encoding FeoA family protein, whose amino-acid sequence MVLAELKQKERARIIDFSDVNELVQRRLIQLGMKEDDEICVKRKLPFGGPFMFESGGQCLGIRLGEAKKIRIEKL is encoded by the coding sequence ATGGTTTTAGCCGAATTAAAACAAAAAGAGAGAGCAAGAATCATAGATTTTTCAGACGTGAATGAACTTGTTCAGCGCAGACTCATACAGCTCGGAATGAAAGAAGATGATGAAATTTGCGTGAAGCGCAAATTGCCGTTTGGCGGTCCGTTCATGTTCGAGTCAGGCGGGCAGTGTCTCGGCATACGGCTTGGAGAAGCAAAAAAGATCAGGATTGAAAAGCTATGA
- a CDS encoding acyltransferase family protein, giving the protein MQVKEIFVIRCISCLSVVLLHAISMVLMVRADMLGDAVFRVVESFRTLLMFSTPAFIFISEFLLAHAYPGGVPEGFLKKRFKTIFIPFLFIAVLDAFMTAGLMMQQFHASVIIKKLLANIFLGNFIGYFILVIFQFYLLHMCFHSFLQKASPKWVLSISFAVTAAYLSYFTFIQPPVVQEEAPFPFSWVPFPGWLFYFCLAYYCGKNYERFLALLERYRHAVYAAAAVTGCFIVAVSYFGQDIAVTSKRPDILLYSTSIIFLCFHLFSKLKSVPKLIMMISNYSFSIYLLHAFILIFGLVILTALDSIGTVSAVLLLFFISTGAAVFISWAVNKLKYGYMFVGKIYVPKKRRMEQKVRHHAG; this is encoded by the coding sequence TTGCAAGTAAAAGAAATTTTTGTCATTCGCTGCATCTCCTGTTTAAGCGTTGTTTTGCTTCATGCGATATCAATGGTGCTCATGGTGCGGGCGGACATGCTCGGAGATGCGGTTTTCCGGGTTGTTGAATCTTTCAGAACGCTCCTGATGTTCAGTACGCCGGCGTTTATTTTCATTTCCGAATTTTTGCTCGCGCATGCCTATCCTGGTGGTGTTCCGGAAGGGTTTTTAAAAAAGCGGTTTAAAACAATTTTCATCCCTTTTCTATTTATCGCTGTTTTGGATGCTTTTATGACCGCAGGTCTGATGATGCAGCAATTTCATGCATCGGTCATTATTAAAAAACTGTTGGCGAATATATTCTTGGGGAATTTCATCGGTTACTTCATTCTCGTCATTTTTCAATTTTACTTGCTGCACATGTGCTTCCATTCATTTTTGCAAAAGGCTTCGCCTAAATGGGTGCTTTCGATTTCTTTTGCGGTCACAGCGGCTTATTTGAGCTATTTCACGTTCATTCAACCTCCGGTCGTTCAGGAGGAGGCGCCGTTTCCTTTTTCGTGGGTGCCGTTTCCCGGCTGGCTCTTTTACTTTTGTTTGGCCTATTATTGCGGCAAGAATTACGAGCGCTTTTTGGCATTGCTGGAACGGTACAGGCATGCGGTGTATGCGGCGGCTGCTGTGACCGGATGTTTCATTGTAGCGGTTTCCTACTTCGGCCAAGACATCGCGGTGACGTCAAAGCGTCCGGATATCCTGCTTTATTCGACAAGCATCATTTTCTTATGCTTCCACCTGTTTTCAAAACTGAAGTCGGTACCGAAGCTGATTATGATGATCAGCAACTATTCTTTTTCTATTTATTTACTGCACGCTTTTATCCTGATTTTCGGGTTGGTCATCTTAACCGCCCTTGACAGCATCGGTACGGTATCGGCTGTTTTGCTTTTGTTTTTCATTTCTACAGGCGCTGCGGTTTTCATATCCTGGGCCGTCAATAAATTGAAGTACGGCTATATGTTTGTCGGAAAAATTTATGTGCCGAAAAAGAGGCGAATGGAGCAAAAAGTGCGCCATCATGCAGGTTAA
- a CDS encoding FtsX-like permease family protein: MTFRQFAFNNVIRNKRLYAAYFLSSMFTVMVFFAFAIFAFHPVMTSDSLTSGIGQHASFGLLVAGGIIFVFSFFFVLYSMSSFLQSRKKEFGVLMIQGMSMRQIRMMVFLENMLIGFFATIGGIVLGLVFAKLILLTAENVLIIDNKLDFYFPLMAMIVTFISFNGLFLFISFLVSFVLRSEKLIVLLKGNKISKGEPKASALLTLVAAVLLAGGYYTALIVKEGGVLVAMVPVTIVVIIGTYLLFTQLSVYVIRRLKKRETLFWRKTNMILFSDLSYRMKDNSRTFFMVAIISTVAFSAIGTLYGFQTLVTNGIKEMNPHTFSYKPPETNKHIEKDVAFINDTLDERNIKTDKASAVLQYFDVGGNDMLIVKESDYNKFADLVGADHVKLEDGKAAAAEYEVKIGLEGDDDQQLPSSIPFANGKQLKADQTIRSKALSEPSYYIVTDKDFAQLKKPKSENRFYAWQAKEADGMALVKAGEALQKKLDYMYFGAVDYEVYNISKGYGPILFVGLFIGIVFFVSAGSFLYFRLYTDLDDDKQKFKSIAKMGLTDRELHKVLNRQIGILFFAPIAVALVHGAVALTALSHAFQYNLFKESAMVLGVFFAIQVIYYFIVRFYYTKQIKAAI, encoded by the coding sequence ATGACCTTTCGTCAGTTCGCGTTTAACAATGTCATTCGCAACAAAAGGCTGTATGCCGCTTATTTTCTCAGCAGCATGTTTACGGTGATGGTTTTTTTCGCATTTGCGATTTTTGCTTTCCACCCGGTGATGACCAGTGATTCTTTGACTTCCGGCATCGGGCAGCATGCATCCTTTGGCCTGCTGGTCGCCGGCGGCATTATTTTTGTCTTCTCTTTTTTCTTTGTGCTGTACTCGATGAGTTCATTTCTTCAATCGAGAAAAAAGGAATTCGGCGTTTTAATGATTCAAGGGATGTCGATGCGCCAAATTCGCATGATGGTATTTCTTGAAAATATGCTGATTGGATTTTTTGCGACAATCGGCGGGATTGTGCTCGGGCTCGTCTTCGCCAAATTGATACTGCTCACTGCGGAAAATGTCCTGATTATTGATAACAAGCTCGATTTTTACTTCCCGTTGATGGCGATGATTGTGACGTTTATTTCTTTTAACGGTCTGTTCTTATTTATCTCTTTTCTTGTGTCGTTTGTGCTCAGGAGCGAGAAGCTGATTGTTCTGTTAAAAGGGAACAAAATCTCCAAAGGGGAGCCGAAAGCATCTGCCTTGCTTACGCTGGTTGCTGCTGTGCTGCTTGCCGGAGGCTATTACACCGCTTTGATTGTCAAAGAAGGAGGCGTTCTTGTGGCGATGGTGCCGGTGACGATTGTTGTCATTATCGGCACATATCTGCTGTTTACGCAGCTGAGTGTTTATGTGATCCGCAGGCTCAAAAAACGGGAAACCCTGTTTTGGCGGAAAACGAATATGATTTTGTTTTCTGATCTGTCTTACAGGATGAAAGACAATTCGCGGACGTTTTTTATGGTGGCCATTATCTCTACTGTCGCATTCAGCGCCATTGGGACGCTGTACGGTTTCCAAACTCTGGTGACAAACGGAATTAAAGAGATGAACCCGCATACGTTCTCATATAAGCCGCCGGAAACAAACAAACACATCGAAAAAGACGTGGCTTTCATCAATGACACACTGGATGAAAGAAATATCAAAACAGACAAAGCTTCAGCTGTCCTTCAATATTTCGATGTCGGCGGCAATGACATGCTGATTGTGAAAGAATCTGACTATAACAAGTTTGCCGATCTCGTCGGAGCCGACCACGTCAAGCTTGAAGACGGAAAAGCGGCGGCTGCCGAGTATGAGGTCAAGATCGGCTTAGAGGGAGATGATGACCAGCAGCTCCCTTCGTCAATCCCTTTTGCAAATGGAAAACAACTGAAGGCTGATCAAACGATCCGTTCAAAAGCGTTATCTGAACCCAGCTATTATATTGTGACAGACAAAGATTTCGCACAGCTGAAAAAACCGAAAAGCGAAAACCGGTTCTATGCATGGCAGGCAAAAGAAGCTGACGGCATGGCTTTAGTGAAAGCCGGGGAGGCTTTGCAAAAGAAACTGGATTACATGTATTTCGGGGCTGTAGATTATGAGGTATATAATATAAGCAAAGGGTATGGCCCGATATTATTTGTCGGACTGTTTATCGGAATCGTCTTCTTCGTTTCAGCAGGAAGCTTCCTCTATTTCCGGTTGTACACTGATTTGGACGATGATAAGCAGAAATTCAAATCGATTGCCAAAATGGGCTTAACAGACCGCGAACTGCATAAAGTGCTGAACAGGCAGATCGGCATCTTGTTCTTCGCGCCTATCGCTGTTGCCCTTGTCCATGGAGCTGTGGCGCTGACCGCTTTATCGCATGCCTTTCAGTACAACCTCTTCAAGGAATCTGCAATGGTGCTCGGCGTGTTCTTCGCCATCCAGGTCATATATTACTTCATCGTCCGCTTCTACTATACAAAACAGATAAAAGCGGCGATTTAA
- a CDS encoding ABC transporter ATP-binding protein has protein sequence MLQVKQASKIYEGKIAYRALTDINLTIDKGEFVGIMGPSGSGKTTLLNMIATIDEPTTGEILISGQNPHVLKKEKLAKFRRRELGFVFQDFNLLPTLTVEENIVLPLTLDGEKVKEMKRRANELAEKLGITQIMKKRTYEISGGQAQRAAVARAMIHSPKLLLADEPTGNLDSKSSKDVMEMLESINRNEKATMMLVTHDPQAASYCNRVVFIKDGKLYSEINRGDNRQAFFQKILDTLSLLGGDANDLSSVRV, from the coding sequence ATGCTTCAGGTCAAACAAGCCAGTAAGATTTACGAAGGAAAAATTGCGTACCGCGCGTTAACAGATATTAACCTAACAATTGATAAAGGTGAATTCGTCGGGATCATGGGGCCGTCGGGAAGCGGAAAAACGACCCTATTAAATATGATTGCAACGATCGATGAGCCGACGACGGGCGAAATATTGATCAGCGGCCAAAACCCGCATGTTCTCAAAAAAGAAAAATTGGCTAAATTTCGCCGCAGAGAGCTGGGATTTGTGTTTCAGGACTTTAATCTTCTGCCGACATTAACCGTTGAAGAAAATATCGTACTTCCTTTGACGCTTGACGGCGAAAAGGTCAAGGAAATGAAGCGGAGGGCAAACGAATTGGCCGAAAAGCTCGGGATTACCCAGATCATGAAAAAGCGCACATATGAGATATCGGGCGGTCAGGCCCAGCGCGCCGCTGTAGCAAGAGCGATGATTCATTCGCCGAAGCTTCTGCTTGCCGATGAGCCGACAGGCAACCTTGATTCAAAGTCATCCAAAGATGTGATGGAAATGCTTGAGTCGATCAACCGCAATGAAAAAGCGACCATGATGCTTGTCACGCATGACCCTCAGGCGGCAAGCTATTGCAACCGGGTCGTCTTTATTAAGGACGGAAAGCTGTATTCGGAGATCAACCGCGGCGATAACCGCCAAGCGTTTTTCCAAAAGATTCTCGATACACTGTCCTTGTTGGGAGGGGATGCAAATGACCTTTCGTCAGTTCGCGTTTAA
- a CDS encoding sensor histidine kinase yields MKLFFKEHYLLIAVQALQFITMLSVYWLDGYQHIRPAFYAVFLGFFFLGFYLFYHYYTRRKFYKRMTSGLESLDDTFRQSNQPQSPLSEALEQLLKSQYKQYRQELKKLELGQKEHLTFMDQWVHQMKTPLSVIELTAQNLDEPESSSIREETERMKTGLNTILYMARLRTIEQDFRIKPVALADIVHEVNRENKRFYIRSQVYPKFKEIKKGITVETDEKWLFFIISQFVNNAVKYSAGKSNTVIISVYENDSEAVLEVADFGAGIPDTDQKRVFDPFFTGENGRRFRESTGMGLYLAKSAADQLGHRIELDSQEGKGTTIRLIFTATQNLTSM; encoded by the coding sequence ATGAAGCTTTTTTTCAAAGAGCACTATTTGTTGATTGCCGTGCAGGCGCTGCAGTTTATCACAATGCTGTCAGTGTACTGGCTTGATGGGTATCAGCACATCAGACCGGCTTTTTATGCCGTTTTTCTCGGCTTTTTCTTTCTTGGCTTCTATCTTTTCTACCATTACTATACGCGCCGGAAGTTCTACAAACGGATGACGAGCGGGCTGGAGTCATTGGATGACACCTTCAGGCAATCGAATCAGCCCCAATCCCCTTTGTCGGAAGCGCTTGAACAGCTGCTGAAAAGCCAGTACAAGCAATACCGCCAAGAATTAAAGAAGCTGGAGCTTGGCCAAAAAGAGCATTTGACTTTCATGGATCAATGGGTGCACCAAATGAAGACGCCGTTGTCGGTCATCGAACTGACGGCTCAAAATTTGGATGAACCGGAATCATCCAGCATCCGCGAGGAGACCGAGCGGATGAAAACGGGCCTCAATACGATTCTCTATATGGCCAGACTGCGGACGATCGAACAGGATTTCCGTATAAAACCGGTCGCATTGGCGGATATCGTTCACGAGGTCAATCGCGAAAATAAGCGCTTTTACATTCGCAGTCAAGTTTATCCTAAGTTCAAAGAAATCAAAAAAGGCATCACCGTCGAAACAGATGAAAAGTGGCTGTTTTTCATCATTTCCCAGTTTGTCAACAATGCGGTCAAATATTCGGCGGGGAAAAGCAATACAGTCATTATTTCTGTATACGAAAATGATTCGGAAGCGGTATTGGAAGTGGCAGATTTCGGCGCCGGCATCCCGGATACAGATCAAAAGCGGGTTTTCGACCCGTTTTTCACAGGAGAAAACGGACGCCGTTTCAGAGAATCGACCGGAATGGGTCTTTACTTGGCAAAATCGGCGGCTGACCAGCTCGGCCACCGGATCGAACTTGATTCACAAGAAGGGAAAGGCACGACAATTCGGCTGATTTTCACGGCTACGCAAAACCTTACATCGATGTAA
- a CDS encoding response regulator transcription factor has product MQKVMIVEDDPKIADLLKSHIVKYGYNVHVVKDFDRVMDEFRSTAPDLVLLDINLPSFDGYYWCRQIRQESICPVLFISARTGEMDQVMALENGGDDFITKPFHAEIVMAKIRSQLRRAYGEYAAKAEERLLEKEGLRLYPERLELTFAGQTAALTKKEADIIESLMERHPRISGREDLLAKLWDDQAYVDENTLNVNITRVRKKFQELGIEDAVETVRGAGYRLNVSWVKAGEE; this is encoded by the coding sequence ATGCAAAAAGTGATGATTGTAGAAGACGACCCGAAAATTGCAGATTTGTTAAAATCGCATATTGTCAAATACGGATACAACGTTCATGTAGTGAAAGACTTTGACCGTGTCATGGATGAGTTCAGAAGCACGGCGCCTGATCTTGTTCTGCTTGATATTAACCTGCCGAGCTTTGACGGCTACTACTGGTGCCGGCAAATCCGCCAGGAATCGATTTGCCCCGTCTTGTTTATTTCTGCGCGGACAGGTGAAATGGATCAGGTGATGGCATTGGAAAACGGCGGAGATGACTTTATCACCAAGCCGTTTCACGCCGAGATCGTCATGGCAAAAATACGCAGCCAGCTTCGCAGGGCTTACGGCGAATACGCGGCGAAGGCGGAGGAACGGCTGCTGGAAAAAGAAGGGCTGCGGCTGTATCCGGAAAGACTTGAACTGACATTTGCCGGTCAAACGGCTGCTTTGACGAAAAAAGAAGCGGATATTATTGAAAGCTTAATGGAACGCCATCCGAGAATTTCAGGCCGCGAAGATTTGCTGGCCAAGCTGTGGGATGATCAGGCATATGTGGATGAAAACACGCTTAATGTCAACATTACGCGCGTCAGAAAAAAATTTCAGGAGCTCGGTATTGAAGATGCAGTGGAAACAGTGCGGGGCGCGGGCTATCGCTTGAATGTATCCTGGGTGAAGGCGGGAGAGGAATGA
- a CDS encoding YxeA family protein, producing the protein MKTRAGGLIAAVLIAVAGVFILQKATGGLVPLADDYIQGQGKPEAYYLKAEDHAEKPDNGKYNYTLTGYDASGHKQQIEAEADEKLHPGAFIKVLAYGTKAKSLTEVHEEEIPEGALAAMKTN; encoded by the coding sequence ATGAAGACACGGGCGGGCGGCCTGATTGCCGCGGTTCTGATCGCCGTTGCCGGCGTTTTTATCCTGCAGAAAGCGACAGGAGGCCTTGTGCCGCTGGCCGATGATTATATACAAGGCCAGGGAAAGCCTGAGGCTTATTATCTCAAAGCTGAGGATCATGCAGAAAAGCCGGATAACGGAAAGTACAACTACACATTAACCGGCTATGACGCGAGCGGACACAAACAGCAGATTGAGGCAGAGGCAGACGAAAAACTGCATCCCGGCGCTTTCATCAAAGTATTGGCGTACGGAACGAAAGCCAAAAGCTTGACTGAAGTACACGAAGAAGAAATCCCCGAGGGCGCTTTGGCTGCCATGAAAACCAATTAA
- a CDS encoding methyl-accepting chemotaxis protein, with translation MKVKTKLLGIISILVVSILGIGISSVFMISSTVKKNEELKDKMEFQKEIKHIQYRLTGLSNDERALIMTGDDEYSEGMKDKADDVLKSLDRAGKLIREKSYKANVEEIKENFKAYWDLNQQVMQTYASSLKKAESIHFGEERTLRKDVLDPSVNQLVESLEQEVDDLKAEIRANGTMSEWVIIAVTGVSAILGIVLSLLLLKSILVPLRSLNQQLEDIAHGEADLTKKVIVKNKDEFGQLANSFNAFVQSLTQIVKQISSSSEQVAASSEQLSASAEESKSTSELISEEMQAIADSNMTQSEMTEKSSEAIHELLDRLSSVASNTGSIADLSSSMRDKAEIGSESVHKMLEQMNFIDKSVDSAGSGLQALVSSTAEISNISSLITDISEQTNLLALNAAIEAARAGEQGKGFAVVAEEVRKLADETNKSASHIQSLVTTIQNESVETVNNIKVVQENVSSGIALSQETTGNFNEILNLVEQVASQIQEVAASTQQLTSGVEMVQNTIQTLASGSQETSASTKAVASSTQEQLASMEEISYAAESLSQLAEELQTIINRFKY, from the coding sequence ATGAAAGTGAAAACAAAACTGCTGGGAATCATATCAATTCTAGTCGTTTCAATCCTCGGAATCGGAATCTCCTCTGTTTTTATGATTTCTTCTACGGTGAAAAAGAATGAAGAACTTAAGGACAAGATGGAATTTCAAAAAGAGATTAAGCATATTCAATACCGTCTGACCGGCTTGTCGAATGACGAGAGAGCCCTTATTATGACCGGAGACGATGAATACAGTGAAGGAATGAAGGACAAGGCCGACGATGTTTTAAAGAGTCTTGACCGGGCCGGAAAACTGATCCGGGAAAAATCATACAAAGCGAACGTCGAAGAAATTAAAGAAAACTTCAAGGCTTATTGGGATTTAAATCAACAAGTCATGCAGACTTACGCTTCAAGCCTTAAAAAAGCGGAATCGATCCATTTCGGAGAGGAAAGAACATTAAGAAAAGATGTCCTCGATCCGTCTGTCAATCAGCTGGTCGAAAGCCTGGAACAAGAGGTGGATGATCTGAAAGCAGAGATCAGAGCCAATGGGACGATGAGCGAATGGGTCATCATCGCTGTCACAGGAGTATCAGCGATATTGGGAATTGTTTTGAGTCTGCTGCTCTTGAAGTCTATTCTGGTACCGTTGAGAAGCCTGAATCAGCAGCTTGAGGACATCGCCCACGGCGAGGCGGATTTAACGAAAAAAGTGATCGTCAAAAATAAAGACGAGTTCGGCCAGCTTGCCAATTCTTTCAATGCTTTTGTCCAGTCGCTGACGCAAATTGTGAAGCAGATCAGCAGCTCGTCTGAGCAAGTCGCCGCATCCTCTGAACAGTTGTCCGCAAGCGCGGAGGAATCGAAATCGACTTCCGAACTGATTTCCGAAGAGATGCAGGCGATCGCCGACAGCAACATGACGCAAAGCGAAATGACAGAAAAGAGTTCAGAAGCAATTCATGAATTGCTGGACCGTTTATCATCCGTTGCCTCCAATACAGGCAGCATAGCGGATCTGTCGTCTTCGATGAGAGACAAAGCCGAAATCGGCTCCGAGTCCGTTCATAAAATGCTCGAACAAATGAACTTCATTGATAAGTCAGTCGACTCGGCCGGCAGCGGCCTGCAGGCGCTCGTGTCCAGCACGGCGGAAATCAGCAACATTTCTTCGCTCATCACCGATATTTCGGAGCAGACGAATTTGCTGGCGCTGAACGCGGCAATTGAAGCAGCAAGAGCGGGAGAGCAAGGAAAAGGGTTTGCCGTCGTGGCGGAAGAGGTCCGGAAATTGGCGGACGAAACGAATAAGTCAGCGAGCCACATTCAATCATTGGTCACAACGATCCAAAATGAATCGGTAGAAACGGTAAATAATATTAAAGTCGTTCAAGAAAATGTCAGCTCCGGTATAGCTTTGTCGCAGGAGACGACCGGTAATTTCAACGAAATTTTAAACTTGGTGGAACAGGTTGCTTCTCAAATCCAAGAAGTCGCGGCTTCTACTCAGCAGCTGACATCAGGTGTCGAAATGGTTCAAAACACCATTCAAACATTGGCTTCCGGATCACAGGAAACGTCAGCCAGCACAAAAGCGGTTGCTTCCTCAACCCAGGAGCAGCTGGCTTCAATGGAAGAAATCTCATATGCAGCGGAATCGCTGTCCCAATTGGCTGAAGAACTTCAAACCATTATCAATCGATTTAAATATTAA